The Desulfuromonadaceae bacterium genome has a segment encoding these proteins:
- the lon gene encoding endopeptidase La encodes MTSILLPETASYPLLPLRDIVIFPYMITPLFVGRPRSVAALEAAMENDKLIFLATQKDPKIDDPVADDIYPVGAIGQIIQLLKLPDGTVKVLVEGQKRGRITAFDESDEIVYITAELHAEVDEDTSESEALKRSVLDAFELYINLSKKAPPEILASVNGIDEPGRLADSVAAHLNIRIADKQELLETFDAHHRLEALLAVMEREIEILQIEKKIRGRVKSQMERSQKEYYLNEQMRAIQKELGEKDEFKQELREFEEKIDKKRMSKEATEKAQSELRKLKMMSPMSAEATVVRNYIDWLVALPWKKGSKDRHDIEIAEQILEADHYGLEKVKERIIEYLAVQSLVGKIKGPILCLVGPPGVGKTSLGRSIASAMTRKFIRMSLGGVRDEAEIRGHRRTYIGAMPGKIMQGLRKVGVKNPVFLLDEIDKMSTDFRGDPSSALLEVLDPEQNHAFGDHFLDVDYDLSSVMFVATANSLHGIPAPLRDRMEIIHIEGYTEEEKLHIARRYLIAKQLEVHGLSPDQASFTDGALYEIIRYYTREAGVRNLERALAAVCRKCAREVVRRASKDQNFTVGTRQIAKYLGVRRYSYGVAEEEERVGIATGLAWTEVGGDVLLIETAVLSGQGKLTVTGKLGEIMRESAQAAMSYVRSRWRELSLEQDFYQKIDLHIHVPDGATPKDGPSAGITMATALTSALIGQTVDRELAMTGEITLRGRVMAIGGLKEKLLAAKRAGMKRVLIPDDNKKNLLDVPASIRNALEIIPVAHMDEVLVYAFGVAAISGGENIERKVVGTAATQMRH; translated from the coding sequence ATGACCTCCATATTGCTGCCTGAAACAGCGAGTTATCCGCTCCTTCCCCTGCGTGATATTGTAATTTTCCCCTACATGATTACTCCGCTTTTCGTCGGTCGACCACGTTCTGTTGCGGCCCTTGAAGCGGCAATGGAAAACGACAAACTGATTTTTCTGGCCACGCAGAAGGATCCGAAAATAGATGATCCGGTGGCGGATGATATCTATCCGGTGGGGGCCATCGGGCAGATTATCCAGTTGTTAAAACTCCCTGATGGCACTGTCAAGGTCCTGGTCGAGGGGCAAAAACGGGGACGGATTACTGCGTTTGACGAGAGTGACGAAATTGTTTATATCACGGCTGAGCTGCACGCAGAAGTTGATGAAGATACCTCCGAATCTGAAGCACTCAAGCGGAGCGTTCTGGATGCCTTCGAACTTTACATCAATTTGAGTAAAAAAGCTCCGCCGGAAATCCTTGCATCGGTCAACGGGATTGATGAGCCGGGGCGTTTGGCTGATTCGGTTGCCGCCCATCTGAATATTCGTATCGCCGATAAACAAGAGCTGCTGGAGACGTTTGACGCGCACCACCGCCTGGAGGCTTTGCTGGCAGTGATGGAGCGTGAGATTGAGATCCTGCAGATTGAGAAGAAAATTCGCGGACGCGTTAAAAGTCAGATGGAGCGCAGTCAAAAAGAATATTACCTGAATGAACAGATGCGGGCTATCCAGAAAGAACTGGGCGAAAAGGATGAGTTCAAGCAGGAGCTGCGCGAATTTGAAGAAAAGATTGACAAGAAACGGATGTCGAAGGAGGCGACCGAAAAGGCGCAGAGCGAACTCCGTAAACTGAAAATGATGTCGCCGATGTCAGCCGAGGCGACGGTGGTACGCAACTATATCGATTGGCTGGTCGCTTTACCGTGGAAGAAGGGGAGCAAGGACCGGCACGATATCGAGATCGCGGAGCAGATTCTCGAAGCGGACCACTATGGTCTCGAAAAAGTTAAAGAACGCATTATCGAGTATCTTGCTGTTCAGTCTCTGGTCGGCAAGATCAAGGGCCCGATTCTCTGTCTGGTGGGCCCTCCGGGGGTGGGTAAAACCTCGTTAGGGCGCTCTATCGCCAGCGCTATGACCCGCAAATTTATTCGCATGTCTCTTGGTGGCGTGCGGGATGAAGCGGAGATTCGCGGGCATCGACGGACCTATATCGGCGCGATGCCTGGCAAGATTATGCAAGGGCTGCGTAAGGTCGGCGTAAAAAATCCGGTTTTTCTCCTTGATGAGATTGACAAAATGAGTACCGATTTTCGCGGTGACCCGTCGTCCGCGTTACTGGAAGTTCTCGATCCGGAGCAAAACCATGCTTTCGGCGATCACTTTCTGGATGTTGATTACGACCTGTCGAGCGTCATGTTTGTGGCTACCGCCAACTCGCTTCACGGGATCCCCGCGCCGTTACGTGATCGTATGGAGATTATTCATATCGAGGGGTACACCGAAGAGGAAAAACTGCATATTGCCCGGCGCTATCTGATCGCCAAGCAGCTTGAAGTCCATGGCCTGTCACCTGACCAGGCGAGCTTTACTGACGGGGCACTCTACGAAATTATTCGTTACTATACCCGCGAAGCCGGTGTGCGCAATCTGGAACGCGCACTTGCTGCAGTCTGTCGCAAGTGCGCACGTGAAGTCGTGCGGCGAGCGAGTAAAGATCAAAATTTCACTGTCGGGACGCGCCAGATTGCGAAGTATCTGGGGGTAAGACGCTACTCGTATGGGGTCGCCGAAGAAGAAGAACGGGTCGGGATTGCCACCGGGCTGGCCTGGACAGAAGTGGGCGGCGATGTTCTGTTGATTGAAACAGCCGTCTTGTCGGGGCAGGGAAAGTTGACCGTCACCGGGAAACTGGGGGAAATCATGCGTGAATCCGCTCAGGCGGCGATGAGTTATGTGCGTTCCCGTTGGCGCGAGCTGTCGCTGGAGCAGGACTTTTACCAGAAAATCGATCTCCATATTCATGTGCCGGATGGCGCGACGCCAAAAGATGGACCATCCGCCGGGATTACAATGGCGACAGCTTTGACTTCGGCGCTGATTGGACAGACTGTTGATCGCGAGCTGGCGATGACGGGTGAAATCACCTTGCGTGGTCGGGTCATGGCGATCGGCGGTTTAAAGGAAAAATTACTGGCGGCAAAACGCGCCGGAATGAAACGCGTACTGATTCCAGACGATAACAAGAAAAATTTACTTGATGTGCCCGCGTCGATTCGTAATGCACTGGAAATAATTCCTGTCGCCCATATGGACGAAGTGCTGGTGTACGCTTTCGGCGTTGCCGCGATTTCTGGCGGGGAAAATATTGAGCGCAAGGTCGTGGGGACCGCAGCGACACAAATGCGTCATTAA
- a CDS encoding HU family DNA-binding protein has translation MTKADMINAMAEKTGLTKVEAEKALKSFTDVVSEALKAGDKVSLVGFGTFSVGARAARTGQNPQTGEKINIPAAKSPKFKAGKALKDAVN, from the coding sequence GTGACCAAGGCAGATATGATCAATGCAATGGCTGAAAAAACAGGTTTGACCAAGGTTGAAGCTGAGAAAGCGTTAAAGTCTTTTACTGACGTTGTGAGTGAAGCGTTGAAAGCTGGAGACAAGGTTTCTTTGGTTGGGTTCGGTACGTTCAGTGTTGGTGCACGTGCTGCACGGACTGGGCAGAATCCCCAGACTGGCGAAAAAATCAACATCCCGGCAGCCAAGTCGCCAAAATTCAAAGCGGGCAAAGCACTCAAGGACGCAGTAAACTAA
- a CDS encoding peptidylprolyl isomerase, with product MKLIHVTVASIVFAFFTFPALVCAAPSAGVVAKVGGIPVTIYELDRAVQKIVPLRSSFHSGISADKVKKIRQEALDALIESAYKVRAALDLEVSVENEAVQSKMAALRNKFPSEKEFSTAFGEEKPSGYRASLYRQLLAEKAEKINVDDKIEIDESAIRNAYESRKHAFFRPQQFRASHILIKIDPASNKEERAALWTRAEELLARAKQGEDFYNLAYYNSDDRSKMVGGDIGLFHEGQTVQVFEDAAKKLKVGEISDIVESLYGYHIIKLTEKNPPRQLEYDEVKTSILMEMKKKLRDQLYADWMNSLKEKYTAEVFLE from the coding sequence ATGAAACTCATTCACGTTACTGTTGCATCGATTGTTTTCGCGTTTTTTACCTTTCCTGCCCTTGTTTGTGCCGCGCCATCTGCCGGGGTTGTTGCAAAAGTAGGTGGAATCCCGGTGACAATTTACGAATTGGACAGAGCGGTCCAGAAGATTGTTCCACTGCGCAGCTCGTTTCATTCTGGAATCTCTGCGGATAAAGTGAAGAAAATTCGCCAGGAAGCCCTTGATGCCCTGATTGAGAGTGCTTATAAAGTTCGTGCTGCCCTGGATCTTGAGGTTTCGGTTGAAAATGAAGCTGTTCAGTCAAAAATGGCCGCTTTGCGCAACAAATTTCCTTCTGAAAAAGAATTTTCCACCGCCTTTGGTGAAGAAAAACCGTCAGGGTACAGGGCCTCTCTCTATCGACAGTTGCTGGCTGAAAAAGCAGAAAAAATCAATGTCGACGACAAGATAGAAATTGATGAGAGCGCCATTCGTAATGCCTATGAGAGTCGGAAGCATGCCTTTTTTCGCCCTCAGCAATTTCGCGCCAGTCATATTCTGATCAAGATTGATCCCGCTTCAAACAAGGAGGAGCGCGCTGCATTGTGGACCAGAGCTGAAGAGTTGCTGGCGCGTGCCAAACAGGGTGAAGATTTCTACAATCTTGCCTATTACAATTCCGATGATCGTTCCAAGATGGTCGGCGGCGACATCGGTCTGTTCCATGAAGGTCAGACCGTTCAGGTTTTTGAAGATGCGGCCAAAAAACTCAAGGTCGGTGAAATTTCTGACATTGTTGAGTCCCTTTACGGCTATCATATTATTAAGTTGACGGAAAAGAACCCACCTCGCCAGTTGGAATATGACGAAGTTAAAACCAGTATCCTGATGGAAATGAAAAAAAAGCTTCGCGATCAACTCTATGCTGATTGGATGAACTCTTTGAAAGAAAAATACACTGCCGAAGTTTTTCTTGAGTGA